One genomic segment of Paenibacillus durus includes these proteins:
- the mutL gene encoding DNA mismatch repair endonuclease MutL translates to MAKIHVLDEHIANQIAAGEVVERPASVVKELVENAIDAGSTRIEVAVEEGGLQSIRVKDNGSGIEAEDCETAFYRHATSKIANGRDLFQITSLGFRGEALPSIAAVAKVSLLTASSDDGRGRLLEIEGGKLTVNENAARSRGTEMNVRELFYNTPARLKYMKSIQTELGHISDAMYRMALAHPAISFTLHHNGNQLLHTLGNGDLLQVIAAVYGTSAAKAMLPVQAEDPDYRISGLVSRPEWTRSNRNAVTTIVGGRYIRSNGLNAAIMRAYHTLLPINRYPLLVLKLDMHPSLVDVNVHPAKLEVRFSKETELYQFVEQEIRKVLLGENLIPRPGRETIGPKGSTSFIQEQFAFPKASPNTAAADGIPKTSPDNFGFTAKAGAGETLGNREGRMVPEGGPGEAGARSGQNPYSAPSAGAAAAASSPSAPHKADGSSMTSRSGRDAVYPDRPASQSQLRDGAAYAGGYRSDSRTASRPAQALPGTEELWAPAGSENVGLPPFPELTYIGQHHGTYIIAQNDEGLYLIDQHAAHERINYEYYYEKFGRPAEASQELLLPITLEFTPAESKLLAERLQWFEQAGVYLEPFGGQTFLVRSHPYWFPKGDEKEIIEEMAEWVLGEKSIDLAKLREASSILCSCKASIKANQKLTEQEVESLLSRLSACRQPYTCPHGRPIVISFSAYDLEKLFKRVM, encoded by the coding sequence AACGCCATTGACGCGGGCAGCACCCGTATTGAAGTCGCTGTGGAGGAAGGCGGGCTGCAGAGCATCCGGGTCAAGGATAACGGATCGGGTATTGAAGCGGAGGATTGCGAGACCGCCTTTTACCGCCATGCTACCAGCAAGATTGCGAACGGCCGGGATTTGTTTCAGATTACTAGTCTCGGTTTCCGGGGCGAGGCGCTGCCCAGTATCGCCGCCGTGGCTAAAGTTTCCTTGCTGACCGCGAGCTCTGACGACGGCAGGGGGCGGCTGCTTGAGATCGAGGGCGGCAAATTGACGGTGAATGAAAATGCCGCCCGAAGCCGGGGGACAGAGATGAATGTCAGGGAGCTATTCTACAACACCCCGGCAAGGTTGAAATACATGAAGAGCATCCAGACCGAACTGGGCCATATCTCCGACGCTATGTACAGGATGGCGCTCGCCCATCCAGCGATTTCATTTACACTGCATCATAACGGCAACCAGCTGCTGCATACGCTGGGCAACGGTGATCTTCTTCAAGTTATTGCCGCCGTTTACGGCACTTCGGCCGCGAAAGCCATGCTGCCCGTACAGGCAGAAGATCCGGACTACCGGATTTCAGGGCTTGTCAGCCGCCCGGAATGGACGCGGTCTAACCGTAACGCCGTAACAACGATTGTGGGCGGGCGTTATATCCGCAGCAACGGGCTGAATGCGGCCATTATGCGCGCGTATCACACGCTGCTGCCGATTAACCGCTATCCGCTGCTCGTGCTGAAGCTGGATATGCACCCTTCGCTGGTGGACGTCAACGTGCACCCGGCGAAATTGGAGGTGCGGTTCAGCAAGGAGACCGAGCTGTATCAGTTCGTGGAGCAGGAAATCCGCAAGGTCCTGCTCGGCGAGAATTTAATTCCGCGTCCCGGCAGGGAAACGATCGGGCCGAAGGGCAGCACCTCTTTCATTCAGGAGCAGTTTGCCTTTCCGAAGGCATCGCCGAATACCGCAGCCGCAGACGGAATACCGAAGACAAGCCCAGACAATTTTGGGTTTACAGCAAAAGCGGGAGCGGGCGAAACTCTGGGTAACCGGGAAGGCCGGATGGTTCCTGAAGGCGGTCCGGGAGAAGCGGGCGCCCGGAGCGGCCAAAATCCATACTCCGCCCCTTCGGCAGGCGCTGCTGCTGCGGCCTCCTCTCCGTCTGCACCCCATAAAGCGGATGGTTCCTCCATGACGAGCAGGAGCGGCCGGGATGCCGTATATCCGGACCGACCGGCTTCCCAGTCCCAGCTGCGGGACGGAGCGGCATACGCAGGAGGATATCGTTCCGATTCCAGGACGGCTTCACGTCCGGCTCAGGCCTTGCCGGGAACTGAAGAGCTGTGGGCTCCTGCGGGAAGCGAGAATGTAGGTCTGCCGCCATTTCCCGAGCTGACTTATATCGGCCAGCATCACGGCACTTACATTATCGCCCAGAACGACGAAGGGCTGTATTTGATCGACCAGCACGCGGCTCACGAGCGCATCAATTACGAATACTATTACGAGAAGTTCGGCCGCCCGGCGGAAGCCTCACAGGAGCTGCTGCTGCCGATTACGCTGGAGTTTACTCCGGCAGAGAGCAAGCTGCTTGCCGAGCGCCTGCAGTGGTTCGAGCAGGCCGGCGTCTACTTGGAGCCTTTCGGCGGCCAGACGTTTCTGGTGCGTTCGCATCCCTACTGGTTCCCGAAAGGGGATGAGAAAGAGATTATTGAGGAGATGGCGGAATGGGTGCTCGGCGAAAAGAGCATCGACCTCGCCAAGCTGCGGGAAGCATCATCCATTCTATGCTCCTGCAAAGCATCCATTAAGGCGAACCAGAAGCTGACGGAGCAGGAAGTGGAGAGCCTGCTCTCCAGGTTGTCTGCCTGCAGGCAGCCTTATACCTGCCCGCACGGAAGACCGATCGTCATTTCTTTTTCGGCATATGACCTGGAGAAGCTCTTCAAAAGGGTAATGTGA